In Deinococcus sp. KNUC1210, a single genomic region encodes these proteins:
- a CDS encoding ABC transporter ATP-binding protein: protein MTPPDSSAPDGSAALSLQTEALTLRYGERTVVSGLNLSITGGRITALVGANGCGKSTLLRALARLLSPSAGRVLLDGADLHRLPAREVARSLAILPQGPQAPEGLTVEQLVWFGRHPHQGLLAGRSEHDRERVQWALTQTGMTAFANRSLDALSGGQRQRAWIAMSLAQDTATLLLDEPTTYLDASHQLEVLQLVQRLNREQNRTIVMVLHDLNQAVRYSDELVAVVEGQVYAQGDPAALMTPELLRDVFGLKAHLLTDPDTGRPHVIPYGLARRATPSKDLL from the coding sequence ATGACCCCGCCAGACTCATCGGCACCCGACGGGTCCGCCGCCCTGTCGTTGCAGACCGAGGCCCTGACCCTGCGGTACGGGGAACGCACGGTCGTTTCCGGCCTGAATCTCTCGATCACAGGCGGACGCATCACGGCGCTGGTCGGAGCCAACGGCTGCGGAAAGAGCACGCTGCTGCGGGCGCTGGCCCGGCTTCTTTCGCCTTCGGCTGGACGGGTGCTGCTGGACGGAGCCGATCTGCACCGGCTGCCAGCCCGCGAAGTGGCGCGGAGCCTCGCCATCCTCCCACAGGGCCCGCAGGCTCCCGAGGGACTGACGGTCGAGCAACTGGTGTGGTTTGGCCGCCATCCACACCAGGGGCTGCTGGCTGGCCGCAGCGAGCACGACCGGGAACGCGTTCAGTGGGCCCTGACCCAGACGGGCATGACGGCGTTCGCCAACCGGTCGCTCGACGCGCTCAGCGGGGGGCAGCGCCAGCGGGCATGGATCGCCATGAGTCTGGCGCAGGACACCGCCACGCTGCTGCTCGACGAACCGACCACCTACCTCGACGCCTCTCATCAGCTGGAAGTCCTGCAACTGGTACAGCGCCTCAACCGCGAACAGAACCGGACCATCGTGATGGTGCTGCACGATCTGAATCAGGCGGTGCGCTATAGCGATGAACTGGTGGCGGTGGTCGAGGGGCAGGTCTACGCTCAGGGAGACCCGGCAGCGCTGATGACGCCCGAACTGCTGCGCGACGTGTTCGGTCTGAAAGCCCATCTGCTGACCGACCCCGACACAGG
- a CDS encoding FecCD family ABC transporter permease, whose product MTVPPLAWPRSLWLPVGLSAALAILAFLALCLGAVPTPPAKLWAAWQGHDDLTRQLVTQLRVPRVLVALLGGAMFAVSGTIMQAVVRNPLASPDLVGVGAGAGLAVTVLLLAVPNAPAWSVPWGAFLGAWLAFLLVSALARDGSRLPPVRLALLGVAVTASLGAVQQLLLVRAPDGLGAALGFLSGTVYAADYERLARLWPWAALLLPVTFAAARTLDLLALGEDTATSLGLKVPLARALTLSLAVGLAAAAVSACGILGFVGLLAPHLARLLIGAKHRHQLLLTALLGALLVLLADTLGRILLPPLEVPAGLITTLLGAPYFLYLLRRSATRTAA is encoded by the coding sequence GTGACGGTGCCGCCATTGGCATGGCCGCGTTCGCTGTGGCTGCCGGTGGGCCTGAGCGCTGCGCTGGCGATCCTGGCATTTCTGGCACTGTGCCTGGGAGCGGTGCCCACGCCACCGGCCAAGCTGTGGGCGGCGTGGCAGGGACACGACGACCTGACCCGCCAGCTGGTGACGCAGCTGAGAGTGCCGCGTGTACTGGTCGCCCTGCTGGGAGGCGCGATGTTTGCCGTCAGCGGCACCATCATGCAGGCCGTGGTTCGCAACCCGCTCGCCAGCCCCGATCTGGTGGGGGTGGGCGCGGGGGCTGGGCTGGCCGTCACGGTGCTGCTGCTGGCGGTGCCGAATGCGCCTGCCTGGAGCGTTCCCTGGGGCGCATTTCTCGGAGCGTGGCTGGCCTTTCTGCTCGTCAGTGCGCTGGCCCGCGACGGCTCCAGGCTGCCCCCGGTGCGGCTGGCTCTGCTGGGCGTGGCGGTCACCGCCTCGCTGGGCGCGGTGCAGCAACTCCTGCTGGTCCGGGCACCCGACGGACTGGGGGCCGCCCTGGGATTTCTGAGCGGCACCGTCTACGCGGCGGATTATGAGCGGCTGGCCCGGCTGTGGCCCTGGGCCGCGCTGCTGCTTCCGGTCACGTTTGCCGCTGCACGCACGCTCGATCTGCTGGCGCTGGGCGAAGACACCGCGACCTCGCTTGGCCTGAAGGTGCCGCTGGCCCGCGCCCTGACCCTGAGTCTGGCGGTAGGACTGGCCGCCGCTGCGGTGAGCGCGTGCGGCATTCTGGGCTTCGTCGGCCTGCTGGCCCCCCATCTGGCGCGGCTGCTGATCGGCGCGAAGCATCGGCACCAGCTGCTGCTGACTGCGCTGCTGGGGGCGCTGCTGGTGCTGCTGGCCGATACCCTGGGCCGCATCCTGCTTCCGCCGCTGGAGGTGCCTGCGGGCCTGATCACCACGCTGCTCGGAGCACCGTATTTTCTGTATCTGCTGCGCCGCAGCGCCACCCGGACGGCTGCATGA
- a CDS encoding ABC transporter substrate-binding protein, whose translation MATEGSFTVHSSDSFIGSLLSKLGRRNLVAPQGGNTQYDLSLEGLVALNPGTLVVLTGADETPTVRTWAKNPLWQKLNAVQRGRVYEFDRDLWTRSRGPIALRSIFAQMISSGLLGDRTPAAPYQFRP comes from the coding sequence GTGGCGACCGAGGGCAGTTTTACCGTCCATAGCAGCGATTCCTTTATCGGCAGCCTGCTGAGCAAACTGGGACGCCGGAATCTGGTTGCGCCGCAGGGTGGCAACACCCAGTACGACCTGAGTCTGGAAGGGCTGGTGGCCCTCAATCCCGGCACGCTGGTGGTTCTGACCGGCGCCGATGAAACGCCCACCGTGCGTACGTGGGCCAAAAACCCGCTGTGGCAGAAGCTGAATGCGGTGCAGCGGGGCCGGGTGTACGAATTCGACCGCGACCTGTGGACACGCTCACGCGGCCCCATCGCCCTGCGGAGCATCTTCGCGCAGATGATTTCCAGCGGACTGCTGGGCGACCGGACACCCGCCGCGCCGTACCAGTTCAGGCCGTGA
- a CDS encoding ABC transporter substrate-binding protein, which produces MNRRSRQALTSVFTFATLIGSALADPITVQTANGPLTLPQPARRVIALEYSYLDTLEALGVKAVGAATTTQGGDRGVPDYLKARTRGVAAVGSRAQPNLEAALALKPDLILADTLGQKTALAALGRIAPTAAYDNRRGSYDDVLAQVLDIGRLVGREAKARQLLTEQANLRAKASAFTKKAHRGWSSRWRPRAVLPSIAAIPLSAAC; this is translated from the coding sequence ATGAACCGACGTTCCAGGCAGGCCCTCACTTCCGTTTTCACGTTCGCCACTCTGATCGGCAGCGCCCTCGCCGACCCCATCACGGTGCAGACCGCGAACGGCCCTCTGACGCTGCCGCAACCGGCCCGGCGGGTGATCGCGCTGGAATACAGCTACCTCGACACGCTGGAGGCGCTCGGCGTGAAGGCTGTCGGCGCGGCCACCACCACCCAGGGCGGTGACCGGGGCGTGCCAGACTATCTGAAGGCGCGGACCAGGGGCGTGGCGGCGGTGGGGTCGCGTGCCCAGCCGAATCTGGAAGCGGCGCTGGCCCTGAAACCCGACCTCATTCTGGCCGACACGCTGGGCCAGAAAACGGCGCTGGCTGCTCTGGGACGAATCGCCCCGACAGCGGCCTATGACAATCGCCGGGGCAGTTACGACGACGTGCTGGCGCAGGTGCTGGACATCGGGCGGCTGGTGGGGCGCGAGGCCAAGGCGCGGCAGCTTCTGACCGAACAGGCCAACCTGCGTGCCAAGGCGAGTGCCTTCACCAAAAAAGCGCACCGGGGCTGGTCGTCGCGGTGGCGACCGAGGGCAGTTTTACCGTCCATAGCAGCGATTCCTTTATCGGCAGCCTGCTGA
- a CDS encoding sucrase ferredoxin — MTSSAQSQRLPLCSEGQPTAGVSPRGSAHRWDLCFVASASPRRWDAFRDASRWSERQRAVMAQVSETVAARQLGYGLLMYAPNDQHGDRQHVRVYRRPPGAFAAYTREDYVFDDSADEDGLLSLIERDLLGLDRPELDRMQVVPAAGTDLHVCTHGRVDAACGKFGVPLYQALQQAGEQARIWRTSHFGGHRFAPTVQELPAGRAWAHLTPALTRQLLERTGDHTELSARYRGWSALSALEQQAEAAAFEREGWWWLDVPKTARTLLQSETGAVVELAFTDPDGRQGQLTADVRQVDTLALRSSSHTPDTHSTPQYRVSWLR, encoded by the coding sequence GTGACTTCCTCGGCACAGTCCCAGCGCCTGCCGCTGTGCTCGGAGGGCCAGCCCACCGCAGGCGTTTCACCGCGTGGCAGCGCCCACCGCTGGGATCTCTGTTTTGTCGCCAGTGCCAGCCCCCGCCGCTGGGACGCCTTTCGTGACGCTTCGCGCTGGAGCGAGCGGCAACGAGCGGTGATGGCCCAGGTGAGCGAAACGGTCGCGGCCCGGCAGCTCGGCTACGGCCTGCTGATGTATGCCCCGAACGACCAGCACGGCGACCGGCAGCATGTGCGGGTGTACCGTCGTCCGCCGGGCGCATTCGCGGCGTATACGCGTGAGGATTACGTCTTCGACGACAGCGCCGATGAGGATGGACTGCTGAGCCTGATCGAGCGCGACCTGCTGGGCCTGGACCGTCCTGAACTGGACCGTATGCAGGTCGTTCCGGCGGCTGGCACCGACCTGCATGTGTGTACGCATGGCCGGGTCGACGCCGCCTGCGGAAAGTTCGGTGTGCCGCTGTATCAGGCGCTCCAGCAGGCCGGGGAACAGGCCCGCATCTGGCGCACGTCGCATTTCGGTGGCCACCGCTTTGCCCCGACGGTGCAGGAGCTTCCCGCTGGCCGGGCCTGGGCACACCTGACCCCGGCACTGACCCGGCAACTGCTGGAGCGCACAGGCGATCACACGGAGCTCAGCGCCCGCTACCGGGGCTGGTCGGCGCTGTCTGCCCTGGAGCAGCAGGCCGAAGCCGCCGCCTTCGAGCGCGAGGGCTGGTGGTGGCTGGACGTTCCCAAAACCGCCCGCACGCTGCTGCAATCGGAAACGGGCGCCGTCGTGGAACTGGCGTTTACCGACCCGGACGGCAGACAGGGCCAGCTGACCGCTGACGTTCGTCAGGTCGATACGCTGGCCCTGCGGAGCAGCAGCCACACGCCCGACACCCACAGCACGCCGCAGTACCGTGTGAGCTGGCTCCGGTGA
- a CDS encoding ABC transporter substrate-binding protein produces MQRAAVLLGVSLLLSTGQATTDRPVSRVTIIHDDGTTTLNKNPRRVAVIGEEALELAYALKIPVVGLGSGRVEPGDFKLGATLTRSAAKRGFLGRGDLSNVTYLGSWAAPNLEVLTALKPDLIVRTSWDGLGGYAALNAVAPTLSFSQSKPEFWPRSLRAVAKVFGKEAQAETIIRGTAATITAAGSSLRAAGTFKKFPKMVVLSPFPDGTVYRYTGDRLANVLRQMGFKDGLPVKPDNNGYEVISPEALLTLDASTLVVLVPWSSGGETFAKSSAGNLLAARSVTYQLPEFSPWTGPLVDRDVAQKVAAATLTLLGK; encoded by the coding sequence ATGCAACGAGCCGCTGTGCTGCTGGGCGTTTCCCTCCTCCTCTCGACGGGTCAGGCGACCACCGACCGGCCAGTGAGCCGCGTGACGATCATCCACGACGACGGCACGACGACCCTGAACAAAAATCCACGCCGGGTGGCCGTGATCGGAGAGGAAGCGCTGGAACTCGCCTATGCCCTGAAGATTCCGGTGGTGGGGCTGGGGTCGGGCCGGGTCGAGCCGGGCGATTTCAAGCTCGGTGCAACCCTGACGCGCAGCGCTGCCAAACGCGGATTTCTGGGACGCGGCGACCTCAGCAATGTCACGTATCTGGGCAGCTGGGCCGCGCCGAATCTGGAAGTCCTGACGGCGCTGAAGCCAGATCTGATCGTGCGGACGAGCTGGGATGGCCTGGGCGGATACGCGGCCCTCAATGCAGTCGCGCCGACCCTGTCGTTCAGCCAGAGCAAGCCGGAGTTCTGGCCCCGCAGCCTGCGTGCCGTGGCGAAGGTCTTCGGGAAGGAGGCGCAGGCCGAGACCATCATTCGCGGCACGGCGGCCACCATCACGGCGGCAGGTTCCTCGCTGCGGGCCGCCGGAACCTTCAAGAAGTTTCCCAAGATGGTGGTGCTCTCCCCCTTCCCCGACGGCACCGTCTACCGCTATACCGGCGACCGCCTCGCCAACGTGCTGCGGCAGATGGGCTTCAAAGACGGGCTGCCGGTCAAGCCCGACAACAACGGCTACGAGGTGATCTCACCCGAGGCGCTGCTGACCCTGGACGCCTCGACGCTGGTGGTGCTGGTGCCGTGGAGCAGCGGCGGCGAGACCTTCGCCAAGAGCAGCGCGGGGAACCTGCTGGCGGCCCGCAGTGTGACCTATCAGCTGCCCGAGTTCAGCCCCTGGACGGGGCCGTTGGTTGACCGTGACGTGGCTCAGAAGGTGGCGGCAGCAACGCTCACCCTGCTGGGGAAGTGA
- a CDS encoding aldo/keto reductase: MQYRTLGKTGYQISTISFGAWAIGGTWGVTDDQESLATLHRALDLGINFFDTADVYGDGHSERLIAQLRRERSEPLYVATKAGRRLDPHTAQGYTYANLRAFAERSLKNLEMDTLDLLQLHCPPGEVYGLDEAFDALDRLQSEGLLRHYGVSVETVDEAFSALRRPGVASLQIIFNAFRPKPAETLFAAAGKADVGIIARVPLASGLLTGKLRADTAFAADDHRAFNRHGEAFDRGETFSGVDYEVGLEAARRLQEVVSPGMTPAQFALRWILMFPEVTCAIPGARRPEQAEANAAAADLGPLSHEQMLAVQDIYDTLLRAQIHPHW; this comes from the coding sequence ATGCAGTACAGAACACTCGGCAAGACTGGGTATCAGATTTCTACCATCAGCTTCGGGGCATGGGCCATCGGCGGCACCTGGGGCGTGACCGACGATCAGGAGAGTCTGGCGACGCTTCACCGTGCACTGGATCTGGGCATCAACTTCTTCGACACGGCTGACGTGTACGGCGATGGTCACAGCGAGCGCCTCATCGCGCAGCTGCGCCGTGAGCGCTCCGAGCCGTTGTATGTGGCGACCAAGGCCGGACGCCGCCTCGACCCTCACACCGCGCAGGGGTACACCTACGCCAATCTGCGCGCATTTGCCGAGCGTAGCCTGAAAAATCTGGAGATGGACACCCTCGACCTGCTGCAACTGCACTGCCCTCCGGGCGAGGTGTATGGGCTGGACGAAGCGTTCGATGCCCTCGACCGGTTGCAGAGCGAAGGCCTGCTGCGGCACTACGGCGTCAGCGTGGAAACCGTGGACGAGGCGTTCTCGGCGCTGCGTCGTCCGGGTGTGGCGAGCCTCCAGATCATCTTCAACGCCTTTCGTCCCAAACCCGCCGAGACGTTGTTCGCGGCGGCAGGCAAGGCCGACGTGGGCATCATCGCCCGCGTCCCTCTGGCGAGCGGCCTGCTGACCGGCAAGCTGCGGGCCGATACCGCTTTCGCCGCCGACGACCACCGGGCCTTCAACCGCCACGGCGAGGCGTTCGACCGGGGCGAGACCTTCTCGGGCGTGGACTACGAAGTGGGGCTGGAAGCGGCCCGGCGTCTTCAGGAGGTGGTCTCGCCTGGAATGACCCCCGCACAGTTCGCCCTGCGCTGGATTCTGATGTTTCCGGAGGTCACCTGCGCCATTCCGGGTGCCCGCCGTCCCGAACAGGCCGAAGCCAATGCCGCCGCCGCCGATCTCGGCCCGCTCAGCCACGAGCAGATGCTGGCCGTGCAGGACATTTACGACACGTTGCTGCGGGCGCAGATCCACCCACACTGGTAA
- the dkgB gene encoding 2,5-didehydrogluconate reductase DkgB, with amino-acid sequence MTPEMLGSVPRFGLGTFRLKDQVVSDSVRMALELGYRAIDTAQGYGNEAEIGRVLSESGVPRSDVFITTKIMPPNYGRDRLAPSLRESVQKLGVDAVDLTLIHWPAPRGEVQPEEYLTALAATLEQGLTKQIGVSNFTIAGLKQARELLGDVPIATNQVEIHPFLQNRALVEFARHEGIHLTSYMTLAVGKVMDDEVMKEIAQHHQATPAQVALAWAMAQGHSVIPSSTRRENLESNLKAVNLTLSEADMARIATLDRGERIANPPALAPDWD; translated from the coding sequence ATGACTCCCGAGATGCTTGGCTCTGTCCCGAGATTTGGCCTGGGAACTTTTCGCCTGAAGGATCAAGTCGTCAGCGATTCCGTCCGGATGGCGCTGGAACTGGGATACCGGGCCATCGACACGGCTCAAGGCTACGGCAACGAGGCTGAGATTGGCAGGGTGCTGAGCGAAAGTGGCGTGCCTCGCAGCGACGTATTCATCACCACCAAGATCATGCCGCCCAATTATGGGCGTGATCGACTGGCGCCCAGCCTGCGGGAAAGCGTGCAGAAGCTTGGTGTAGACGCCGTTGACCTCACCCTGATCCACTGGCCTGCTCCCAGAGGTGAAGTGCAGCCGGAAGAATATCTGACTGCACTCGCTGCGACGCTCGAACAGGGACTGACGAAGCAGATCGGCGTGTCGAACTTCACCATCGCCGGACTGAAGCAGGCACGCGAACTACTGGGAGATGTGCCGATTGCCACCAATCAGGTCGAGATACATCCTTTTCTCCAAAACCGCGCCCTGGTCGAGTTTGCACGACATGAAGGTATTCATCTGACGTCGTATATGACCCTGGCCGTGGGGAAAGTGATGGACGACGAGGTTATGAAAGAGATCGCCCAGCATCACCAGGCGACGCCAGCCCAGGTTGCGCTCGCATGGGCGATGGCGCAGGGTCATTCGGTGATTCCGTCGTCTACCCGGCGTGAAAACCTGGAGAGCAACCTTAAGGCTGTGAATCTGACGCTGAGCGAAGCAGACATGGCACGGATCGCAACGCTTGACCGGGGCGAACGGATTGCCAACCCGCCAGCCCTGGCCCCCGATTGGGACTGA
- a CDS encoding GNAT family N-acetyltransferase has product MKNDIEIQINVLPDLTELAELHALAFNYQESRGEDYWKNVIAHSLCWLTIYREYRLIGFANVAWDGGMNAFLLDVAIHPEFARQGIGSSLVKRALVEAGLRGASWMHVDYQAHLQEFYLKCGFIKTRAGRQRL; this is encoded by the coding sequence ATGAAAAACGACATAGAGATTCAGATAAATGTACTCCCTGATCTCACAGAATTAGCTGAGCTGCATGCTCTGGCTTTTAATTATCAGGAATCTAGAGGGGAAGATTATTGGAAGAATGTTATCGCCCATAGTTTATGTTGGTTAACAATTTACCGAGAGTATAGATTAATTGGGTTCGCAAATGTTGCCTGGGACGGGGGAATGAATGCCTTTTTACTTGACGTTGCTATTCATCCAGAATTCGCTCGGCAGGGGATAGGCAGCAGTCTGGTAAAACGTGCCCTTGTTGAGGCGGGTTTACGGGGTGCAAGCTGGATGCACGTTGATTATCAGGCGCATCTGCAAGAATTTTATCTAAAGTGTGGATTCATTAAAACCCGAGCCGGACGACAGCGATTATAG
- the nadE gene encoding ammonia-dependent NAD(+) synthetase, translating into MTEMQARIAAELGVQPHIDPAAEVRRRVDFLKTYLLSTPARGLVLGISGGQDSSLAGRLCTLAVEELNAQADRETPFSFVAVRLPYNTQADEADAQLALSFIAAPEVVTLNIGPATDAAAASMAAALGEPLRDFVRGNLKARQRMALQYALAGQRNLLVVGTDHAAEAVTGFYTKYGDGGVDLTPLTGLSKRQGRALLEHLHAPERLYLKTPTADLEDERPGLPDEAALGVTYTQLDEYLEGHEVPPEVSQRIETLYTNTRHKRAMPASLLDSWWQPT; encoded by the coding sequence ATGACCGAGATGCAGGCCCGCATTGCTGCCGAACTGGGCGTTCAGCCGCACATCGACCCAGCCGCCGAGGTACGTCGCCGCGTCGACTTCCTGAAAACATATCTGCTGAGCACGCCAGCACGTGGCCTGGTCCTGGGGATTTCCGGCGGTCAGGATTCGAGTCTGGCCGGACGGCTGTGCACGCTGGCGGTGGAGGAACTGAACGCGCAGGCAGACCGAGAGACACCGTTCAGCTTCGTGGCGGTGCGGCTGCCTTACAACACGCAGGCCGATGAAGCCGACGCGCAGCTGGCCCTGAGCTTTATCGCAGCGCCGGAGGTGGTGACACTGAATATCGGTCCTGCCACCGACGCCGCCGCTGCCAGCATGGCTGCCGCTCTGGGTGAGCCGCTGCGCGATTTCGTGCGCGGCAACCTCAAGGCCAGACAGCGCATGGCGCTCCAGTACGCACTGGCAGGGCAGCGAAACCTGCTGGTGGTGGGTACCGATCACGCTGCCGAGGCCGTGACAGGGTTTTATACGAAGTACGGCGACGGCGGCGTCGACCTGACACCGCTGACCGGCCTGAGCAAACGACAGGGCCGGGCGCTGCTTGAACACCTTCACGCCCCCGAGCGGCTGTACCTGAAGACGCCCACCGCCGATCTGGAAGACGAGCGTCCGGGTCTGCCCGACGAGGCGGCGCTGGGCGTGACGTATACGCAGCTCGACGAGTATTTGGAAGGCCACGAGGTACCGCCCGAGGTCTCGCAGCGCATCGAGACGCTTTATACGAACACGCGGCATAAACGCGCCATGCCTGCCAGTCTGCTGGACAGCTGGTGGCAGCCGACCTGA
- a CDS encoding nicotinate phosphoribosyltransferase — translation MLHGYWHHGMHQQQAVFDLYFRRSPYGGGYAVWAGLENVLDYIEQLRFDAESLRYLESLELFDAAFLEALRGWRFSGHIESFPEGSVVFAHEPLLTVTAPLWEAQLIETALLNTLNFQTLIATKAARCVSVAGGGSVIEFGARRAQGPDGALSASRAAFIGGAAATSNVVAGQRYGLPVVGTHAHAWVESFPDELTAFRAYAALHPAATTLLLDTVNTLSSGLPNALTVAQELRERGSELRAVRLDSGDLAYLSRRVRATLDAAGFPDVKIMASNDLSEDVIQSLISEGARLDIYAVGTQLVTGGGAGGGALGGVYKLAELDGQPRMKLTGDPAKTSLPGRKRVWRAHSGQQLAWDVVSLGSQQEPPSVGERVSDPANPLRRSRLPGGLSWENPRQTVMEAGRRMAAPAALEDLQRRARGECSRLPEGTLRLLNPHTYRVSLSADLQTAREQLISRLEDGLGNTDSAPA, via the coding sequence ATGCTGCACGGCTACTGGCACCACGGCATGCATCAGCAGCAGGCGGTGTTCGATCTGTACTTTCGCCGCAGTCCGTATGGCGGGGGGTACGCTGTCTGGGCGGGCCTGGAGAACGTGCTGGACTATATCGAACAGCTGCGGTTCGACGCCGAGTCTCTTCGGTATCTGGAGAGTCTGGAGTTGTTCGACGCCGCCTTTCTGGAGGCGCTGCGCGGGTGGCGCTTCAGCGGGCATATCGAGAGCTTCCCCGAAGGCTCGGTGGTGTTCGCTCATGAGCCGCTGCTGACCGTGACCGCCCCGCTGTGGGAAGCGCAGCTGATCGAAACCGCGCTGCTCAATACCCTGAATTTCCAGACGCTCATCGCCACCAAGGCGGCCCGCTGCGTCTCGGTGGCAGGCGGTGGCTCGGTGATCGAATTCGGCGCTCGGCGGGCACAGGGTCCAGATGGCGCGTTGAGTGCGTCCAGGGCGGCTTTTATCGGTGGTGCGGCGGCAACCAGCAATGTGGTAGCCGGGCAACGTTACGGGCTGCCGGTGGTGGGAACGCACGCCCACGCCTGGGTCGAGAGTTTTCCAGACGAGCTGACCGCTTTCCGGGCTTATGCGGCGCTGCATCCGGCGGCGACCACACTGCTGCTCGATACGGTGAATACCCTGTCGAGCGGCCTTCCCAACGCGCTGACCGTAGCACAGGAACTGCGGGAGCGCGGCTCGGAACTGCGGGCGGTGCGGCTGGATTCGGGCGATCTGGCGTATCTGTCGCGCCGGGTGCGGGCGACGCTCGACGCGGCAGGGTTTCCGGACGTGAAGATCATGGCTTCCAACGACCTGTCTGAAGACGTGATTCAGAGCCTGATCAGTGAAGGGGCGCGGCTCGACATCTATGCTGTAGGAACACAGCTCGTGACCGGTGGGGGTGCGGGCGGCGGCGCACTGGGCGGGGTCTACAAGCTGGCTGAACTGGACGGACAGCCGCGCATGAAGCTGACCGGCGATCCGGCCAAGACCAGTCTGCCGGGCCGCAAGCGTGTGTGGCGTGCCCACAGCGGTCAGCAGCTCGCCTGGGACGTGGTCAGCCTCGGCAGCCAGCAGGAGCCGCCCTCGGTGGGTGAGCGGGTCAGCGATCCGGCAAATCCGCTGCGCCGCAGCCGTCTGCCAGGCGGTCTGAGCTGGGAAAATCCGCGCCAGACCGTGATGGAAGCGGGTCGGCGGATGGCGGCCCCGGCAGCGCTGGAAGACCTGCAACGCCGCGCCAGAGGCGAGTGCTCGCGCCTGCCCGAAGGAACGCTGCGGCTGCTCAACCCGCACACCTACCGCGTCAGCCTGAGTGCCGATCTCCAGACGGCCCGGGAACAGCTGATCTCCAGGCTGGAAGACGGACTGGGCAACACGGATTCCGCTCCTGCATGA